A region from the Leptolyngbya iicbica LK genome encodes:
- the selD gene encoding selenide, water dikinase SelD, with amino-acid sequence MQVATPIVKDLVFVGGGHTHAIVLRKFGMNPLPGVRLTLITNLVDTPYSGMLPCHISGLYDFDESHIDLRPLSRFANCQLLMDRAVAIDVANQQVICAHHPPVAFDVLSIDTGSTPATVAVPGAQEYAIPAKPVPDLLKAWAGFLEEVQHSAPGPISFAVVGGGVGGVELTLNMQMRLWHLLDELGRSRDDLTIHLFHRGEEIANGRNRSTRKLLHRRFVERGVQLHLQESVCAIEPVGDDQRRVRCESGLVVECDRVFWVTNASSPGWIQGSGLATDDDGFLLVKDTLQSCSHPHVFAAGDVATMQNHPRPKAGVFAVRQGPPLFHNLQAYLKREPLQPFAPQKQYLNIIDTGDGSAIASRGPFTFESKLMRAWKNRIDRKFMSLFSAFPDMGAESPSRGQPEIAAAPAPSMYCAGCGSKVGSDVLRRALARLAISPTSLKKGGNNLTVGSQTDHVLVGLASPDDAAVVRVPPGKLMVHTVDFFNALVDDPFVFGQIVVKHCLNDLYAMGAEPQTVLAIATLPHATTDKQTETLFHLLSGVQKALMATQTPLVGGHTTEGEQLALGLACNGLVEESALLPKGGMQPGEALILTQPLGTGTLFAADMQKKAKGRWIENAIAHMIQPSATAMQVFRQHGVTACTDVTGFGLLGHLLEMVEAAQVAVSLELTNLPLLEGAMNTLQQGLVSSLQPQNLQAARALANAAAYAQRPDYPILFDPQTAGGLLATVPSDRATDCVAQLRDRGYPAATRIGTVQPFRAAQPPITIEAW; translated from the coding sequence ATGCAGGTGGCAACGCCGATTGTCAAAGATTTGGTGTTTGTGGGGGGCGGGCATACCCACGCGATCGTGCTGCGCAAGTTTGGCATGAATCCCCTGCCGGGGGTGCGCCTGACGCTGATTACGAATCTGGTCGATACGCCCTATTCCGGCATGTTGCCCTGCCACATTTCCGGCCTGTACGACTTCGATGAGTCGCATATTGACCTGCGCCCCCTAAGCCGATTTGCGAACTGCCAACTGCTGATGGATCGAGCCGTGGCGATCGATGTCGCGAATCAGCAGGTCATCTGCGCTCACCATCCTCCCGTAGCGTTTGACGTGCTCTCTATCGACACGGGCAGCACCCCAGCGACGGTGGCCGTGCCCGGTGCCCAGGAATACGCGATTCCGGCGAAACCCGTGCCCGATTTGCTCAAAGCCTGGGCTGGTTTTCTAGAGGAGGTGCAGCACTCGGCTCCAGGACCGATTTCGTTCGCCGTAGTCGGCGGCGGCGTGGGGGGCGTCGAGCTGACGTTGAACATGCAGATGCGTCTGTGGCACTTGCTGGACGAGCTGGGGCGATCGCGCGACGACCTCACCATCCACCTGTTTCATCGCGGTGAGGAAATCGCCAATGGCCGCAACCGCAGCACTCGCAAGCTACTGCATCGCCGCTTTGTGGAACGAGGCGTGCAACTGCATTTGCAGGAGTCGGTGTGTGCCATCGAGCCCGTCGGTGATGACCAGCGGCGGGTGCGGTGCGAGTCGGGCTTGGTGGTGGAGTGCGATCGCGTTTTCTGGGTTACGAATGCCTCCTCCCCCGGCTGGATTCAGGGTTCCGGACTCGCCACCGATGACGACGGCTTTCTGCTGGTGAAAGACACCCTGCAAAGCTGTTCTCATCCCCACGTCTTCGCGGCGGGGGATGTGGCGACCATGCAAAACCATCCCCGGCCCAAGGCAGGCGTGTTCGCCGTAAGGCAAGGGCCGCCGCTGTTTCATAACTTGCAGGCATATCTGAAACGAGAACCGCTGCAACCGTTCGCCCCGCAAAAGCAGTACCTCAACATTATTGATACCGGGGATGGCAGCGCGATCGCTTCCCGTGGTCCCTTCACGTTTGAATCCAAGCTCATGCGGGCATGGAAGAATCGCATCGATCGCAAGTTCATGAGTCTGTTCAGCGCCTTTCCTGACATGGGGGCGGAGTCGCCCAGTCGAGGACAGCCAGAGATCGCCGCTGCGCCTGCGCCGTCGATGTATTGCGCCGGGTGTGGCTCGAAGGTGGGCAGTGACGTGTTGCGGCGGGCCTTGGCACGGCTGGCGATTTCCCCCACATCCTTAAAAAAGGGAGGTAACAACCTTACGGTCGGGAGTCAAACAGACCATGTGCTGGTGGGGTTGGCATCGCCGGATGATGCGGCGGTGGTGCGGGTGCCGCCCGGCAAGCTCATGGTGCATACCGTCGATTTTTTTAACGCCTTGGTGGATGACCCATTTGTGTTTGGGCAAATCGTGGTGAAGCACTGCCTGAATGATTTGTACGCCATGGGGGCCGAACCGCAGACGGTGCTGGCGATCGCCACCCTGCCCCACGCCACAACGGACAAGCAAACCGAAACCCTGTTTCATCTGCTCTCGGGCGTCCAAAAAGCCCTCATGGCAACGCAGACGCCCCTCGTCGGCGGCCACACCACCGAAGGCGAGCAACTGGCCCTCGGTCTGGCCTGCAATGGTCTGGTGGAAGAATCGGCCCTGCTCCCGAAGGGGGGAATGCAGCCAGGAGAGGCACTGATTTTGACCCAGCCGTTGGGCACGGGTACCCTGTTCGCGGCTGACATGCAGAAAAAAGCTAAGGGTCGGTGGATCGAGAACGCGATCGCCCACATGATTCAGCCCAGTGCGACAGCGATGCAAGTTTTCCGACAACATGGCGTCACCGCCTGCACCGATGTCACGGGATTCGGCCTGCTGGGGCACCTGCTGGAAATGGTGGAAGCGGCACAGGTCGCCGTGTCGTTGGAGTTGACCAACCTGCCGCTGCTGGAGGGCGCAATGAACACGCTACAACAGGGCCTCGTCAGTTCCCTGCAGCCGCAAAATCTCCAGGCGGCGAGGGCGCTAGCCAATGCGGCAGCCTACGCCCAGCGCCCCGACTATCCCATCCTGTTTGATCCGCAGACGGCGGGGGGCTTGTTGGCGACAGTGCCGAGCGATCGCGCGACGGATTGTGTGGCCCAGCTGCGCGATCGCGGCTACCCCGCCGCCACCCGCATCGGCACTGTGCAGCCGTTTCGCGCGGCCCAACCGCCCATTACAATTGAGGCATGGTAA
- the cobJ gene encoding precorrin-3B C(17)-methyltransferase has protein sequence MFAAITTTATGARSLILVCQALPATLWLPETVASTVDLPADLAVKTYSGSLKAVVAQLWPAQTGFIFALASGAVVRLIAPLLTDKATDPAVVVVDDAGQFAISLCGGHQGGGDRLTQRISQLLAATPVITSAAQQQQLPGIDVLGEPFGWQRGTGNWTGVASAIARGEAIQVIQEAGTTLWQQHLPAHHPFQFGWPEVPTPASKTAVSPQARVWISPIQRRFDVEATMPKVQWHPRVLWVGLGCERGTSQALMERAIADTLRLRHLALAAVAGIATLDLKADETGLLALCQAHHWPLKCFTANELRSVPVPHPSPVVEQAVGTPSVAEAAAIRAAMAIAPPSTSAGDCPVKTAENCLCITKKVIREVGEPGAVTVAVAEANGEYTGRPGQLSLVGTGPGSLDQITPAAKDALSQADAIIGYSLYVDLIRPLLRPGQIVEGWPITQEQQRAERAIALAQWGLTVAVISSGDCGIYAMAGLVLETLQAQGWDGQTPTVTSYPGISALQAAAARVGAPLMHDFCAISLSDLLTPWPVIEKRLAAAAAADFVIALYNPKSQKRTEQIAIAQQLILQHRSAETPAALVRSAYRPDESIIVTTLGDLLDHPIDMLTTVIIGNRSTQLYANQLITPRGYRL, from the coding sequence TTGTTTGCTGCTATTACCACCACGGCCACGGGGGCGCGATCTCTCATTCTGGTTTGTCAGGCCTTACCAGCGACGCTTTGGTTGCCCGAGACAGTGGCCTCCACGGTCGATCTCCCCGCCGACCTGGCGGTTAAAACCTACTCGGGTTCCCTAAAGGCGGTGGTTGCCCAGTTGTGGCCCGCCCAAACCGGATTCATTTTTGCGCTGGCTAGTGGCGCGGTGGTGCGTCTGATTGCGCCGCTGCTCACTGATAAAGCGACCGATCCGGCGGTGGTGGTGGTGGATGACGCGGGGCAATTTGCCATTAGTCTCTGCGGTGGGCACCAGGGGGGCGGCGATCGCCTCACCCAACGCATCAGCCAGCTGTTGGCCGCGACTCCCGTGATTACCAGCGCCGCCCAGCAGCAACAACTACCCGGAATTGATGTGCTCGGTGAGCCCTTTGGCTGGCAGCGCGGGACTGGCAATTGGACAGGGGTGGCGAGTGCGATCGCCCGGGGTGAGGCCATTCAAGTCATCCAAGAGGCGGGCACGACTCTGTGGCAACAACATTTGCCCGCTCACCATCCGTTTCAGTTTGGCTGGCCCGAAGTCCCCACCCCGGCGAGCAAGACCGCAGTCTCGCCCCAAGCCAGGGTTTGGATTAGTCCGATTCAGCGACGGTTTGATGTCGAAGCGACCATGCCGAAAGTGCAGTGGCATCCGCGCGTGCTTTGGGTGGGGCTGGGGTGCGAGCGGGGTACCTCCCAAGCATTAATGGAGCGGGCGATCGCGGACACATTGCGATTGCGCCATTTGGCCCTAGCCGCTGTGGCGGGCATTGCTACCCTCGATCTCAAGGCTGATGAAACGGGGCTGCTAGCCCTGTGTCAGGCTCATCATTGGCCGCTGAAATGCTTTACTGCCAACGAATTGAGATCGGTGCCCGTCCCCCATCCTTCTCCCGTCGTGGAGCAGGCAGTAGGGACTCCCAGCGTGGCTGAAGCCGCAGCGATTCGGGCGGCGATGGCGATCGCTCCCCCGTCCACCTCAGCAGGCGATTGCCCTGTGAAGACTGCCGAAAACTGCCTTTGCATCACCAAAAAGGTGATCCGCGAAGTGGGGGAACCGGGCGCAGTGACTGTGGCCGTCGCGGAAGCCAATGGAGAATATACCGGACGCCCAGGACAGTTGAGTTTAGTGGGCACCGGCCCTGGCAGCCTCGATCAAATTACCCCTGCCGCCAAAGACGCCTTGTCTCAAGCGGATGCCATTATCGGCTACAGCCTGTATGTCGATCTGATTCGCCCCTTATTGCGACCGGGGCAAATCGTCGAAGGATGGCCCATCACTCAAGAACAGCAGCGGGCGGAGCGGGCGATCGCTCTGGCCCAGTGGGGCCTCACGGTGGCAGTGATCTCCTCGGGCGACTGCGGCATTTACGCGATGGCGGGCCTGGTGCTGGAAACGTTGCAGGCTCAGGGATGGGATGGCCAAACGCCCACCGTGACCAGCTATCCGGGCATTTCGGCGTTGCAGGCGGCAGCGGCCCGAGTGGGGGCACCGTTGATGCACGATTTTTGCGCCATTAGCCTCAGCGATCTGCTGACGCCCTGGCCGGTGATCGAAAAACGATTGGCAGCGGCAGCGGCGGCGGACTTTGTCATCGCGCTATACAACCCCAAATCGCAAAAGCGCACCGAGCAGATTGCGATCGCTCAGCAGCTCATTCTCCAGCATCGCTCGGCGGAGACTCCCGCAGCACTCGTGCGATCGGCCTATCGTCCCGATGAAAGCATCATCGTCACCACCCTGGGAGACCTGTTAGACCACCCCATCGACATGCTGACCACCGTCATCATCGGCAATCGCAGTACACAGCTTTATGCCAATCAGTTGATCACCCCCCGAGGCTATCGGCTTTAG
- a CDS encoding glycosyltransferase → MTIAVSVIIPIYNGMQDLPDLAACLLAQTFPAAQVEFLLVDNHSQDGTWSQLQDLSDRARQQGVTVRPLSETAIQSSYAARNRGIRAAQGDILVFTDADCRPEPTWLTRMVAPFDAASVGLVVGEIKALPGDSWLEQFAEQREILSQKFTIAHSFYPYGQTANLAVRKVALQKSGLFRPYLTTGGDADLCWRIQMTGDWKVHFAQDAIIRHRHRSTLKDLGSQWRRYGRSNRYLHELFDVPLQPESPRFHVANRLTRWLLKGLPVAAWRSLRGQAPAIEMVGPPLDLFCGRSRELGQRTAKLPEAARDIEWLEDAAVQPDPAAQSDTRN, encoded by the coding sequence ATGACTATTGCGGTTTCCGTCATTATTCCGATCTATAACGGCATGCAAGATCTGCCGGATTTAGCCGCCTGTTTACTGGCGCAGACCTTCCCCGCTGCCCAGGTGGAATTTTTGCTGGTGGATAACCATAGTCAAGACGGTACCTGGTCACAGCTACAGGACTTGAGCGATCGCGCCCGCCAGCAAGGCGTCACCGTTCGGCCTCTGTCTGAGACGGCAATTCAAAGTTCCTACGCCGCGAGAAACCGAGGGATTCGCGCCGCCCAGGGCGACATTTTGGTCTTTACCGATGCGGACTGTCGCCCCGAGCCAACATGGCTCACGCGGATGGTCGCTCCCTTCGACGCCGCATCCGTGGGGTTGGTGGTCGGCGAAATTAAAGCCTTGCCCGGGGATTCCTGGCTAGAGCAGTTCGCGGAGCAGCGGGAAATTTTGTCCCAAAAGTTCACCATTGCTCACTCGTTCTATCCCTACGGTCAGACTGCGAACCTCGCCGTCCGCAAAGTAGCGCTGCAAAAGTCTGGCCTGTTTCGTCCCTATCTCACCACCGGGGGCGACGCAGATTTGTGCTGGCGCATTCAAATGACAGGCGATTGGAAAGTGCATTTTGCCCAAGACGCCATCATTCGCCATCGTCACCGCTCAACCCTCAAGGATTTGGGCAGTCAGTGGCGACGCTACGGTCGATCGAATCGGTATCTGCATGAACTCTTTGATGTGCCGCTGCAACCGGAGTCGCCGCGCTTTCATGTGGCGAATCGGCTGACTCGCTGGTTACTAAAAGGATTGCCGGTGGCGGCGTGGCGATCGCTGCGGGGGCAGGCTCCAGCCATTGAAATGGTGGGGCCACCGCTAGATTTATTTTGCGGGCGATCGCGCGAACTGGGGCAGCGCACGGCGAAGTTGCCTGAGGCGGCTCGCGACATTGAGTGGCTAGAGGACGCGGCAGTTCAGCCTGATCCCGCTGCTCAGTCGGACACCCGCAACTAA
- a CDS encoding sensor histidine kinase, protein MVAPPTAMFQTTRRRLALWYTTVTAIVLLLFASGVYWYVRTTLVERVDDTLNHVVEIVQRSLVIEPGAASDEQVLTAVGKVAPALKVNVEASFRDNTTTTEDDHIDLEWFSPTGDLLWSTLSEPLNLPVKVNPEGKTVPIDAEHVVRQVTDRIVAGNQILGYLRVSHPWFEVTKPSRQLLQDLTLGLSLMISAVAFIGWLLSGIAIAPVRESYQQLKQFTADASHELRNPIAVIQTNAQVALADPEPDAIAQQQQLQVIERLTRRLGRLVDDLLFLARQEGGLVPFEAEPVDISLLLTDVIEEQSMIADHKQIQLDCQACETALVSLAGVPSAPCPPTSLPNWQVQGDADQLLRLFTNIISNSLQYTPEDGRIEISLEEEKWQNQAAIAITIKDNGVGIPEAALPHIFDRFYRVDPARQRSATSGSGLGLAIAKVIVENHGGDIQLQSRPQQGTEVKIRLPLYTEPSKSRPPLTAASRSGHP, encoded by the coding sequence ATGGTTGCTCCCCCTACTGCCATGTTCCAAACCACTCGCCGCCGCTTGGCCCTGTGGTACACCACCGTGACGGCGATCGTGCTGCTGCTGTTTGCCAGCGGCGTCTATTGGTATGTGCGCACGACGCTGGTAGAGCGGGTGGATGACACCCTTAACCATGTGGTGGAAATTGTGCAGCGATCGCTGGTGATTGAGCCCGGTGCCGCCTCCGACGAGCAGGTGCTCACGGCAGTGGGCAAAGTTGCCCCGGCTCTCAAGGTAAATGTGGAAGCCAGCTTTCGAGACAACACCACTACGACCGAAGACGACCACATTGATTTGGAGTGGTTTAGTCCCACCGGAGACTTGCTGTGGTCCACTTTGTCGGAGCCGCTCAACCTCCCGGTCAAAGTGAACCCCGAAGGCAAAACCGTCCCCATTGACGCAGAACATGTGGTGCGTCAGGTCACCGATCGCATTGTGGCGGGCAACCAAATTTTGGGCTATCTGCGGGTCAGCCACCCCTGGTTTGAGGTGACGAAGCCCAGCCGTCAGCTCTTGCAAGATCTCACCCTGGGCCTGAGTCTGATGATTTCGGCGGTTGCCTTTATTGGCTGGCTGTTGTCGGGCATCGCGATCGCCCCCGTGCGCGAGTCTTACCAACAGTTGAAACAGTTCACGGCGGACGCTTCCCACGAACTGCGGAATCCGATCGCGGTGATTCAGACCAATGCTCAGGTGGCCCTCGCCGACCCCGAACCCGATGCCATTGCCCAACAGCAGCAACTGCAAGTCATCGAACGCCTGACCCGACGGCTAGGCCGCCTGGTGGATGATCTGTTGTTTCTGGCCCGACAGGAAGGGGGCCTGGTGCCCTTTGAGGCCGAGCCGGTGGATATTTCGTTGCTCCTGACCGACGTGATTGAAGAGCAGAGCATGATCGCCGATCACAAGCAGATTCAACTTGACTGCCAAGCCTGTGAAACGGCCCTGGTTTCCCTTGCAGGAGTCCCGTCGGCCCCTTGCCCACCGACATCCCTGCCCAATTGGCAAGTCCAGGGAGATGCGGACCAACTGCTGCGGCTGTTTACCAACATCATCAGCAATAGCCTGCAATATACCCCCGAGGATGGCCGCATCGAGATTTCGCTGGAAGAAGAGAAGTGGCAAAATCAAGCCGCGATCGCCATCACCATCAAAGACAACGGTGTGGGCATTCCAGAAGCGGCACTGCCCCACATTTTTGATCGCTTTTATCGGGTCGATCCGGCTCGGCAGCGCTCGGCCACCAGTGGCTCGGGACTCGGGCTCGCGATCGCCAAAGTCATTGTGGAAAATCACGGCGGCGACATCCAACTCCAGAGCCGCCCGCAGCAGGGCACCGAGGTCAAAATTCGCCTCCCACTCTACACGGAACCGTCTAAATCTCGTCCTCCCCTCACGGCAGCCAGTCGCTCAGGTCATCCCTAA
- a CDS encoding S66 peptidase family protein has product MLACTCPPPLQPGDALTVVAPSGALRESAALQASLTLWENQGYHIKLMPGFDARWGYLAGTDEHRRQQLLTAWQDPDCRGVLCARGGFGGTRLLESWQWPLAEPKWLIGFSDITSLLWSLGQQGISGVHGPLMTTLSEEPDWSQQRLFDWVAGRSLPPLMGQTWVTGQATGPLLPANLTVATHLLGTAHEPDLTGAILALEDVTEAPYRLDRMLTHWRMLGKLSCLGGVAIGRFSRCEPPENVPSFTVEEVLRDRLSDLGIPVVAELPFGHDGVNAALPVGISATLDGDRGTLTIHSSASASDLSAQ; this is encoded by the coding sequence ATGCTGGCCTGTACCTGCCCACCTCCGTTGCAACCCGGTGACGCGCTGACCGTGGTGGCTCCCAGTGGTGCCCTCCGCGAGTCGGCAGCCCTGCAAGCCAGTCTCACCCTTTGGGAAAATCAGGGCTATCACATCAAGCTGATGCCCGGTTTTGACGCGCGCTGGGGCTACCTGGCAGGCACGGATGAGCACCGTCGTCAGCAATTGCTGACGGCTTGGCAAGATCCTGATTGTCGGGGGGTGCTGTGTGCGCGGGGTGGGTTTGGCGGCACCCGTTTATTGGAATCGTGGCAGTGGCCGTTGGCCGAACCCAAATGGCTGATTGGCTTTTCGGACATTACCAGTTTGCTGTGGAGCCTCGGCCAGCAAGGCATCTCGGGCGTGCATGGCCCCTTGATGACGACCCTCAGCGAGGAACCAGATTGGTCACAACAGCGGTTATTTGACTGGGTGGCGGGGCGATCGCTGCCGCCCCTCATGGGCCAAACCTGGGTGACAGGGCAAGCAACGGGGCCTCTTCTCCCGGCGAATTTAACCGTGGCCACCCACCTGTTGGGCACCGCCCATGAACCCGATCTCACGGGAGCCATCCTCGCGCTGGAAGACGTGACCGAAGCGCCCTATCGCCTCGATCGCATGTTGACCCATTGGCGCATGTTGGGCAAATTGTCCTGCCTGGGGGGCGTCGCCATTGGTCGCTTTAGCCGCTGTGAGCCGCCGGAAAATGTGCCCAGCTTCACGGTTGAGGAGGTGTTGCGCGATCGCCTCAGCGATTTAGGCATTCCCGTGGTGGCAGAGTTGCCCTTTGGTCATGATGGCGTCAACGCGGCGCTGCCCGTGGGGATATCGGCAACCTTAGATGGCGATCGCGGCACCCTGACCATTCACAGCTCAGCCTCAGCCAGCGATTTATCGGCACAATAA
- a CDS encoding sensor domain-containing diguanylate cyclase — protein MSSNLAPGIPSAVATFLPLLEQVGEGVQVFDEQGCLLYANEMAAKNLGFATQTAFLKAHHDRFCGLQIVSFCTTAGMPLALDDYPCVQALKGKRVAEQTLHFRDRQQRDRCLAIQAMPLRDDDGTVRYGAVLSRDLTASQAIAQKLEQKTRQLRQLVDVVPSLVACLDAQEHHIYANEAYLKAFRTKAVDLPGSLLSEIIGPVLYQQLQVPLGQALQGEIADICVPIDSWQTRLQYSRVSIIPQLEGQAVTGVYLIFSQIAAHKHTNDLLQTETNFFRHSLEAASVGTWDWHLIHQELLWSSPQEQLFGLTPGSFDGRPETFFKLVHEEDHDELKEAIAEAMHTHQQFAAEFRVKLPNQNIRWLSQRGQVLRNSEGQVVRMVGVTFDTTAQHTAQALLVQQMQRDRLIAKLSQDISRTDQVGKALPGIFEAVRQHLELDRLVLIDLREDAGKVIAEAQTPAVESMFDWKMRHPWSVKAVYLEKFKLGHPVGIADVQQQPLSEAELSFLKFFDVQADLSIPLLDGEQLWGLLSAQSQQPRDWLPEEIRLLETVGMLVSTAIERDRLHAYLTRANRKLKRFAYLDGLTQVANRRRFEHFLHQEWRRLMREQSPMALIMVDIDHFKAYNDVYGHQAGDDCLRRVAGILRSAVQRPADIVARYGGEEFAVVLPNTDVEGAETIAEKIRVLIHRAQIPHKGSLVSKSITLSIGLAALYPHPLKMPDDLIKLADKALYQAKENGRDRIVAAPAKPRPH, from the coding sequence ATGAGTAGCAATTTAGCGCCTGGTATTCCGTCGGCAGTAGCCACTTTTTTGCCGCTGTTAGAGCAGGTTGGCGAAGGGGTTCAGGTGTTTGACGAGCAGGGCTGTCTGCTCTATGCCAATGAAATGGCGGCCAAGAATCTCGGTTTTGCCACCCAGACAGCTTTTCTCAAAGCCCATCATGATCGCTTTTGTGGCCTGCAAATCGTAAGTTTTTGCACGACCGCCGGGATGCCTCTGGCTCTCGATGACTATCCTTGTGTCCAGGCATTGAAAGGTAAACGAGTCGCCGAGCAAACGCTGCATTTTCGCGATCGCCAACAGCGCGATCGCTGTCTCGCGATCCAGGCGATGCCGCTGCGCGATGACGATGGCACTGTGCGTTATGGCGCTGTATTGAGCCGCGACCTAACCGCCAGCCAAGCGATCGCCCAAAAGCTAGAGCAAAAAACTCGTCAACTGCGTCAGTTAGTTGATGTTGTCCCCAGTTTAGTCGCTTGTTTAGACGCTCAAGAACACCACATTTACGCGAATGAGGCTTATCTCAAAGCGTTTCGCACCAAGGCGGTTGACTTGCCGGGCAGCCTTTTGTCAGAGATTATAGGACCAGTGCTTTATCAGCAGTTGCAAGTGCCTCTAGGGCAAGCCCTGCAGGGCGAAATTGCCGACATCTGCGTCCCCATCGATAGCTGGCAAACCCGTTTACAGTACAGCCGCGTCAGCATCATTCCCCAACTTGAAGGGCAGGCAGTCACAGGCGTTTACTTGATTTTTAGTCAGATTGCGGCTCACAAACACACCAACGATTTATTACAGACTGAGACTAACTTCTTCCGCCATTCCCTCGAGGCAGCCTCGGTCGGCACTTGGGATTGGCACTTAATTCATCAAGAACTGCTGTGGTCTTCGCCCCAAGAACAGTTGTTTGGGTTAACCCCTGGCAGTTTTGATGGCCGCCCCGAGACCTTCTTTAAACTCGTGCATGAAGAGGACCACGATGAACTGAAGGAGGCGATCGCTGAAGCCATGCATACCCATCAGCAATTTGCCGCTGAGTTTCGCGTCAAGCTGCCTAATCAAAACATCCGGTGGTTGTCGCAGCGGGGGCAGGTGTTGCGCAATTCTGAGGGTCAGGTCGTGCGCATGGTGGGGGTCACCTTTGACACCACGGCTCAGCACACTGCCCAAGCATTGCTGGTGCAGCAAATGCAGCGCGATCGCCTCATTGCCAAACTGTCCCAAGACATCAGCCGCACTGATCAGGTCGGCAAAGCCTTACCTGGCATCTTTGAAGCAGTGCGGCAGCATTTAGAGCTGGATCGTCTGGTGCTCATTGACCTGCGTGAAGACGCTGGCAAAGTCATTGCTGAGGCTCAAACCCCAGCGGTTGAGTCCATGTTTGATTGGAAAATGCGGCACCCCTGGTCGGTGAAAGCGGTCTACCTGGAAAAGTTTAAGTTGGGGCATCCGGTTGGCATTGCTGATGTCCAGCAACAGCCGTTAAGCGAGGCTGAACTCAGCTTTTTGAAATTTTTTGACGTGCAGGCAGATCTCTCAATTCCGCTGTTGGATGGTGAGCAGTTGTGGGGACTGCTATCAGCGCAATCACAACAGCCCCGCGACTGGTTGCCAGAAGAAATTCGGCTGTTAGAAACAGTCGGTATGCTCGTCAGTACCGCTATTGAGCGCGATCGCTTACATGCCTATCTCACTCGCGCTAATCGCAAGCTAAAGCGATTTGCCTATCTGGATGGGTTGACCCAAGTCGCCAATCGCCGTCGGTTCGAGCATTTTCTCCATCAAGAGTGGCGGCGACTCATGCGCGAGCAGTCACCGATGGCTCTCATCATGGTCGATATCGATCATTTCAAAGCTTATAACGACGTCTATGGTCACCAAGCTGGGGATGATTGTTTGCGACGAGTTGCGGGTATTTTGCGCAGTGCTGTCCAGCGTCCGGCAGACATCGTTGCCCGTTACGGCGGCGAAGAATTTGCTGTCGTGCTGCCCAACACCGATGTCGAGGGAGCTGAGACCATTGCCGAGAAAATTCGAGTCCTGATTCATCGGGCTCAGATTCCCCATAAGGGCTCACTCGTGAGCAAATCAATCACCCTGAGCATCGGCCTTGCAGCCCTCTATCCACACCCGCTGAAAATGCCTGACGACCTGATTAAATTGGCCGATAAAGCCCTCTATCAAGCGAAAGAAAATGGGCGCGATCGCATCGTTGCCGCCCCCGCTAAACCCCGCCCTCATTAA
- a CDS encoding GntR family transcriptional regulator: MTKFMVPSGQEADNQPLHVAISEQLKAKIESGKYEPGERLPSEFDLGEAFGVSRTTVRKAIANLIQQGLVTTQQGKGIFVTEQHKITFSMSNPLMTFDAALRQQGYQGRVQSLRFQRVKASPEISHRLQLSTRGAEVYWQEKIIYADESPIALDMVYYPETIGKSLSAQLQAGFTYSTLLANGIDLNAAKVTLESIPATYELSEYLAVPLGMPLLVFNYVAYQGNHQPIVCGKTLSRSDWTCYNAEINLD, from the coding sequence ATGACAAAATTTATGGTGCCGAGTGGGCAGGAAGCCGATAACCAACCTTTGCATGTCGCCATTTCTGAGCAGTTAAAGGCAAAGATTGAGTCGGGCAAATATGAACCGGGTGAGCGCTTACCCAGTGAGTTTGATTTAGGCGAAGCGTTTGGTGTGAGTCGGACAACTGTGCGAAAAGCGATCGCCAACCTCATCCAACAAGGGTTAGTCACCACCCAGCAGGGCAAGGGCATTTTTGTCACCGAGCAGCACAAAATCACCTTTTCCATGTCTAACCCGCTGATGACCTTTGATGCCGCGCTTCGGCAACAAGGCTACCAGGGGCGGGTGCAGTCGCTCCGATTTCAGCGGGTCAAAGCCAGCCCCGAAATCAGTCATCGCTTACAACTCTCAACTCGTGGCGCCGAAGTCTATTGGCAAGAAAAAATCATCTATGCAGATGAGTCACCCATCGCGCTAGACATGGTTTACTACCCAGAAACTATCGGCAAAAGCTTATCGGCACAGCTACAGGCCGGGTTTACCTACAGCACCCTGCTGGCCAATGGGATCGACCTCAACGCGGCCAAAGTTACTCTAGAAAGTATTCCGGCCACTTACGAGCTGAGTGAATATTTAGCCGTTCCCCTGGGCATGCCGCTGCTGGTCTTTAATTACGTGGCTTATCAAGGCAATCATCAACCGATAGTTTGCGGCAAAACTTTGTCCCGTTCTGATTGGACTTGCTACAACGCTGAAATCAATCTTGATTAA